In Bacillus rossius redtenbacheri isolate Brsri chromosome 15, Brsri_v3, whole genome shotgun sequence, one genomic interval encodes:
- the LOC134539507 gene encoding ribosomal oxygenase 1 isoform X3, producing the protein MTLKIFSHVMAQVYPGIQSAFEVFKSKAQVAKKKKKPKGSPVAAALSEAGTRIRRRPGRSEDHSEVSNKKRKPDSLVNGIALNQETNNVNGSRVKKNKINKKLKTVQKVAKKKLKKNSSPKSRKLVNVEHESYDNSVEEPVEVPVGIVKNGDVGTRKKRKLNVTTVGIKESNAVRKKKRKVLGSEGKKKARKEAGGDSEAQLSKADSVKEGEQLFAWLIDPITPQDFFRDTWEQRPLVIRRGQPDFYRMLVSTSAIHKVLERDSVQFSKNVDVTTYRAGRRETHNPEGRAFPSVVWGHYGAGCSVRLLNPQSFHPKLHLLNATLQEYLGCFVGANAYLTPPQSQGFAPHYDDIEAFILQLEGQKQWRLYAPRTQQEVLPRFSSDNLAEEEIGRPIMEVVLSPGDLLYFPRGTIHQAHTVAAGHSLHVTLSCYQRNTWGDLLEKALPAALKYALEEDVELRRGLPRDYLSYMGSVHSDRSLAARDSFVQRLHGFVHRLVEQLPVDAAVDQLGKQFTHDALPPVLTTAEKRCSVFGDGLRMEENGKLSNRVDIQLTSRIKLLRAHILRLVVEDEDAVRVYHYADNSLEYHGHEPQFLELPLEEAPAVELLIRSYPAFLPVSALPLPADADKVKLASLLWKQGLLLTDGPLDVVYDE; encoded by the exons atGACCTTGAAGATCTTTTCCCACGTG ATGGCACAGGTGTATCCAGGTATACAGTCCGCCTTTGAAGTCTTCAAGTCAAAG GCTCAGGTTGCGAAGAAGAAAAAGAAGCCCAAAGGTTCGCCGGTAGCTGCAGCGTTGTCGGAGGCAGGAACCAGGATTCGTCGGCGCCCGGGGCGTAGCGAGGATCACTCCGAGGTCTCTAACAAGAAAAGAAAACCAGATTCGTTGGTTAATGGCATAGCTTTGAATCAAGAGACAAATAACGTGAACGGTAGTCGTGTGAAaaagaacaaaataaataaaaaacttaaaacagtTCAAAAGGTTGCAaagaagaaactaaaaaaaaatagttcaccAAAATCCAGGAAGCTTGTAAATGTAGAACATGAAAGTTATGATAATTCTGTAGAAGAACCTGTTGAAGTGCCAGTCGGTATTGTTAAAAATGGGGACGTAGGAACAaggaagaaaagaaaactgaatgtTACAACTGTAGGCATTAAAGAGAGTAATGCTGTGAGAAAGAAGAAACGGAAAGTGTTGGGGAGTGAAGGGAAGAAGAAGGCAAGGAAGGAGGCTGGGGGCGACAGCGAAGCACAGTTGTCGAAGGCAGACAGCGTGAAGGAAGGGGAGCAGCTGTTTGCGTGGCTCATCGACCCAATCACGCCCCAGGACTTCTTCAG GGACACGTGGGAGCAGCGGCCCCTGGTGATCCGGCGCGGGCAGCCAGACTTCTACCGGATGCTGGTGTCGACGAGTGCCATCCACAAGGTGCTGGAGCGGGACAGCGTGCAGTTCAGCAAGAACGTGGACGTGACGACGTACCGCGCCGGCCGGCGGGAGACGCACAACCCCGAGGGCCGGGCGTTCCCGTCGGTGGTGTGGGGCCACTACGGCGCCGGCTGCAGCGTGCGTCTGCTCAACCCGCAGTCCTTCCACCCGAAGCTGCACCTGCTCAACGCCACCCTGCAGGAGTACCTGGGCTGCTTCGTGGGTGCCAACGCCTACCTCACGCCCCCGCAGTCCCAGGGCTTCGCCCCGCACTACGACGACATCGAGGCCTTCATCTTGCAGCTGGAGGGCCAGAAGCAGTGGAGGCTGTACGCTCCCAG GACGCAGCAGGAGGTGCTGCCGAGGTTCTCCAGCGACAACTTGGCGGAGGAGGAGATCGGCCGGCCGATCATGGAGGTGGTGCTGAGCCCCGGGGACCTGCTGTACTTCCCGCGCGGCACCATCCACCAGGCACACACGGTCGCGGCCGGGCACTCGCTGCACGTCACGCTGTCGTGCTACCAGCGCAACACCTGGGGCGACCTGCTGGAGAAG GCGCTGCCGGCGGCGCTGAAGTACGCGCTGGAGGAGGACGTGGAGCTGAGGCGCGGACTGCCACGCGACTACCTGAGCTACATGGGCTCAGTGCACAGCGACCGCAGCCTGGCCGCGCGGGACAGCTTCGTGCAGCGCCTGCACGGCTTCGTGCACCGGCTGGTGGAGCAGCTGCCCGTGGACGCGGCCGTGGACCAGCTGGGCAAGCAGTTCACGCACGACGCGCTGCCACCCGTGCTCACCACAG CCGAGAAGCGGTGCTCGGTGTTCGGGGACGGCCTGAGAATGGAGGAGAACGGCAAGCTGTCCAACCGCGTGGACATACAGCTCACCTCCAGGATCAAGTTGCTGAGGGCGCACATATTGAG GCTGGTGGTGGAGGACGAGGACGCGGTGCGGGTGTACCACTACGCCGACAACTCCCTGGAGTACCACGGCCACGAGCCCCAGTTCCTGGAGCTGCCCCTGGAGGAGGCCCCGGCGGTGGAGCTGCTCATCCGCTCCTACCCCGCCTTCCTGCCCGTCAGCGCCCTGCCGCTGCCCGCCGACGCAGACAAG GTGAAGTTGGCCAGCCTGCTGTGGAAGCAAGGCTTGTTGCTCACGGACGGTCCTCTCGACGTCGTGTACGACGAATAG
- the LOC134539507 gene encoding ribosomal oxygenase 1 isoform X1 — MTLKIFSHVMAQVYPGIQSAFEVFKSKAQVAKKKKKPKGSPVAAALSEAGTRIRRRPGRSEDHSEVSNKKRKPDSLVNGIALNQETNNVNGSRVKKNKINKKLKTVQKVAKKKLKKNSSPKSRKLVNVEHESYDNSVEEPVEVPVGIVKNGDVGTRKKRKLNVTTVGIKESNAVRKKKRKVLGSEGKKKARKEAGGDSEAQLSKADSVKEGEQLFAWLIDPITPQDFFRDTWEQRPLVIRRGQPDFYRMLVSTSAIHKVLERDSVQFSKNVDVTTYRAGRRETHNPEGRAFPSVVWGHYGAGCSVRLLNPQSFHPKLHLLNATLQEYLGCFVGANAYLTPPQSQGFAPHYDDIEAFILQLEGQKQWRLYAPRTQQEVLPRFSSDNLAEEEIGRPIMEVVLSPGDLLYFPRGTIHQAHTVAAGHSLHVTLSCYQRNTWGDLLEKALPAALKYALEEDVELRRGLPRDYLSYMGSVHSDRSLAARDSFVQRLHGFVHRLVEQLPVDAAVDQLGKQFTHDALPPVLTTAEKRCSVFGDGLRMEENGKLSNRVDIQLTSRIKLLRAHILRLVVEDEDAVRVYHYADNSLEYHGHEPQFLELPLEEAPAVELLIRSYPAFLPVSALPLPADADKVLSWRVDPAPVPITCLSENFFCITEPVDIV, encoded by the exons atGACCTTGAAGATCTTTTCCCACGTG ATGGCACAGGTGTATCCAGGTATACAGTCCGCCTTTGAAGTCTTCAAGTCAAAG GCTCAGGTTGCGAAGAAGAAAAAGAAGCCCAAAGGTTCGCCGGTAGCTGCAGCGTTGTCGGAGGCAGGAACCAGGATTCGTCGGCGCCCGGGGCGTAGCGAGGATCACTCCGAGGTCTCTAACAAGAAAAGAAAACCAGATTCGTTGGTTAATGGCATAGCTTTGAATCAAGAGACAAATAACGTGAACGGTAGTCGTGTGAAaaagaacaaaataaataaaaaacttaaaacagtTCAAAAGGTTGCAaagaagaaactaaaaaaaaatagttcaccAAAATCCAGGAAGCTTGTAAATGTAGAACATGAAAGTTATGATAATTCTGTAGAAGAACCTGTTGAAGTGCCAGTCGGTATTGTTAAAAATGGGGACGTAGGAACAaggaagaaaagaaaactgaatgtTACAACTGTAGGCATTAAAGAGAGTAATGCTGTGAGAAAGAAGAAACGGAAAGTGTTGGGGAGTGAAGGGAAGAAGAAGGCAAGGAAGGAGGCTGGGGGCGACAGCGAAGCACAGTTGTCGAAGGCAGACAGCGTGAAGGAAGGGGAGCAGCTGTTTGCGTGGCTCATCGACCCAATCACGCCCCAGGACTTCTTCAG GGACACGTGGGAGCAGCGGCCCCTGGTGATCCGGCGCGGGCAGCCAGACTTCTACCGGATGCTGGTGTCGACGAGTGCCATCCACAAGGTGCTGGAGCGGGACAGCGTGCAGTTCAGCAAGAACGTGGACGTGACGACGTACCGCGCCGGCCGGCGGGAGACGCACAACCCCGAGGGCCGGGCGTTCCCGTCGGTGGTGTGGGGCCACTACGGCGCCGGCTGCAGCGTGCGTCTGCTCAACCCGCAGTCCTTCCACCCGAAGCTGCACCTGCTCAACGCCACCCTGCAGGAGTACCTGGGCTGCTTCGTGGGTGCCAACGCCTACCTCACGCCCCCGCAGTCCCAGGGCTTCGCCCCGCACTACGACGACATCGAGGCCTTCATCTTGCAGCTGGAGGGCCAGAAGCAGTGGAGGCTGTACGCTCCCAG GACGCAGCAGGAGGTGCTGCCGAGGTTCTCCAGCGACAACTTGGCGGAGGAGGAGATCGGCCGGCCGATCATGGAGGTGGTGCTGAGCCCCGGGGACCTGCTGTACTTCCCGCGCGGCACCATCCACCAGGCACACACGGTCGCGGCCGGGCACTCGCTGCACGTCACGCTGTCGTGCTACCAGCGCAACACCTGGGGCGACCTGCTGGAGAAG GCGCTGCCGGCGGCGCTGAAGTACGCGCTGGAGGAGGACGTGGAGCTGAGGCGCGGACTGCCACGCGACTACCTGAGCTACATGGGCTCAGTGCACAGCGACCGCAGCCTGGCCGCGCGGGACAGCTTCGTGCAGCGCCTGCACGGCTTCGTGCACCGGCTGGTGGAGCAGCTGCCCGTGGACGCGGCCGTGGACCAGCTGGGCAAGCAGTTCACGCACGACGCGCTGCCACCCGTGCTCACCACAG CCGAGAAGCGGTGCTCGGTGTTCGGGGACGGCCTGAGAATGGAGGAGAACGGCAAGCTGTCCAACCGCGTGGACATACAGCTCACCTCCAGGATCAAGTTGCTGAGGGCGCACATATTGAG GCTGGTGGTGGAGGACGAGGACGCGGTGCGGGTGTACCACTACGCCGACAACTCCCTGGAGTACCACGGCCACGAGCCCCAGTTCCTGGAGCTGCCCCTGGAGGAGGCCCCGGCGGTGGAGCTGCTCATCCGCTCCTACCCCGCCTTCCTGCCCGTCAGCGCCCTGCCGCTGCCCGCCGACGCAGACAAGGTGCTGTCCTGGCGAGTTGACCCGGCCCCAGTTCCAATAACATGCTtatctgagaattttttttgtattacagaGCCTGTTGATATTGTTTAA
- the LOC134539507 gene encoding ribosomal oxygenase 1 isoform X4, with protein sequence MWPVYLEMAQVYPGIQSAFEVFKSKAQVAKKKKKPKGSPVAAALSEAGTRIRRRPGRSEDHSEVSNKKRKPDSLVNGIALNQETNNVNGSRVKKNKINKKLKTVQKVAKKKLKKNSSPKSRKLVNVEHESYDNSVEEPVEVPVGIVKNGDVGTRKKRKLNVTTVGIKESNAVRKKKRKVLGSEGKKKARKEAGGDSEAQLSKADSVKEGEQLFAWLIDPITPQDFFRDTWEQRPLVIRRGQPDFYRMLVSTSAIHKVLERDSVQFSKNVDVTTYRAGRRETHNPEGRAFPSVVWGHYGAGCSVRLLNPQSFHPKLHLLNATLQEYLGCFVGANAYLTPPQSQGFAPHYDDIEAFILQLEGQKQWRLYAPRTQQEVLPRFSSDNLAEEEIGRPIMEVVLSPGDLLYFPRGTIHQAHTVAAGHSLHVTLSCYQRNTWGDLLEKALPAALKYALEEDVELRRGLPRDYLSYMGSVHSDRSLAARDSFVQRLHGFVHRLVEQLPVDAAVDQLGKQFTHDALPPVLTTAEKRCSVFGDGLRMEENGKLSNRVDIQLTSRIKLLRAHILRLVVEDEDAVRVYHYADNSLEYHGHEPQFLELPLEEAPAVELLIRSYPAFLPVSALPLPADADKVKLASLLWKQGLLLTDGPLDVVYDE encoded by the exons ATGTGGCCGGTGTATTTAGAG ATGGCACAGGTGTATCCAGGTATACAGTCCGCCTTTGAAGTCTTCAAGTCAAAG GCTCAGGTTGCGAAGAAGAAAAAGAAGCCCAAAGGTTCGCCGGTAGCTGCAGCGTTGTCGGAGGCAGGAACCAGGATTCGTCGGCGCCCGGGGCGTAGCGAGGATCACTCCGAGGTCTCTAACAAGAAAAGAAAACCAGATTCGTTGGTTAATGGCATAGCTTTGAATCAAGAGACAAATAACGTGAACGGTAGTCGTGTGAAaaagaacaaaataaataaaaaacttaaaacagtTCAAAAGGTTGCAaagaagaaactaaaaaaaaatagttcaccAAAATCCAGGAAGCTTGTAAATGTAGAACATGAAAGTTATGATAATTCTGTAGAAGAACCTGTTGAAGTGCCAGTCGGTATTGTTAAAAATGGGGACGTAGGAACAaggaagaaaagaaaactgaatgtTACAACTGTAGGCATTAAAGAGAGTAATGCTGTGAGAAAGAAGAAACGGAAAGTGTTGGGGAGTGAAGGGAAGAAGAAGGCAAGGAAGGAGGCTGGGGGCGACAGCGAAGCACAGTTGTCGAAGGCAGACAGCGTGAAGGAAGGGGAGCAGCTGTTTGCGTGGCTCATCGACCCAATCACGCCCCAGGACTTCTTCAG GGACACGTGGGAGCAGCGGCCCCTGGTGATCCGGCGCGGGCAGCCAGACTTCTACCGGATGCTGGTGTCGACGAGTGCCATCCACAAGGTGCTGGAGCGGGACAGCGTGCAGTTCAGCAAGAACGTGGACGTGACGACGTACCGCGCCGGCCGGCGGGAGACGCACAACCCCGAGGGCCGGGCGTTCCCGTCGGTGGTGTGGGGCCACTACGGCGCCGGCTGCAGCGTGCGTCTGCTCAACCCGCAGTCCTTCCACCCGAAGCTGCACCTGCTCAACGCCACCCTGCAGGAGTACCTGGGCTGCTTCGTGGGTGCCAACGCCTACCTCACGCCCCCGCAGTCCCAGGGCTTCGCCCCGCACTACGACGACATCGAGGCCTTCATCTTGCAGCTGGAGGGCCAGAAGCAGTGGAGGCTGTACGCTCCCAG GACGCAGCAGGAGGTGCTGCCGAGGTTCTCCAGCGACAACTTGGCGGAGGAGGAGATCGGCCGGCCGATCATGGAGGTGGTGCTGAGCCCCGGGGACCTGCTGTACTTCCCGCGCGGCACCATCCACCAGGCACACACGGTCGCGGCCGGGCACTCGCTGCACGTCACGCTGTCGTGCTACCAGCGCAACACCTGGGGCGACCTGCTGGAGAAG GCGCTGCCGGCGGCGCTGAAGTACGCGCTGGAGGAGGACGTGGAGCTGAGGCGCGGACTGCCACGCGACTACCTGAGCTACATGGGCTCAGTGCACAGCGACCGCAGCCTGGCCGCGCGGGACAGCTTCGTGCAGCGCCTGCACGGCTTCGTGCACCGGCTGGTGGAGCAGCTGCCCGTGGACGCGGCCGTGGACCAGCTGGGCAAGCAGTTCACGCACGACGCGCTGCCACCCGTGCTCACCACAG CCGAGAAGCGGTGCTCGGTGTTCGGGGACGGCCTGAGAATGGAGGAGAACGGCAAGCTGTCCAACCGCGTGGACATACAGCTCACCTCCAGGATCAAGTTGCTGAGGGCGCACATATTGAG GCTGGTGGTGGAGGACGAGGACGCGGTGCGGGTGTACCACTACGCCGACAACTCCCTGGAGTACCACGGCCACGAGCCCCAGTTCCTGGAGCTGCCCCTGGAGGAGGCCCCGGCGGTGGAGCTGCTCATCCGCTCCTACCCCGCCTTCCTGCCCGTCAGCGCCCTGCCGCTGCCCGCCGACGCAGACAAG GTGAAGTTGGCCAGCCTGCTGTGGAAGCAAGGCTTGTTGCTCACGGACGGTCCTCTCGACGTCGTGTACGACGAATAG
- the LOC134539507 gene encoding ribosomal oxygenase 1 isoform X2 — protein MWPVYLEMAQVYPGIQSAFEVFKSKAQVAKKKKKPKGSPVAAALSEAGTRIRRRPGRSEDHSEVSNKKRKPDSLVNGIALNQETNNVNGSRVKKNKINKKLKTVQKVAKKKLKKNSSPKSRKLVNVEHESYDNSVEEPVEVPVGIVKNGDVGTRKKRKLNVTTVGIKESNAVRKKKRKVLGSEGKKKARKEAGGDSEAQLSKADSVKEGEQLFAWLIDPITPQDFFRDTWEQRPLVIRRGQPDFYRMLVSTSAIHKVLERDSVQFSKNVDVTTYRAGRRETHNPEGRAFPSVVWGHYGAGCSVRLLNPQSFHPKLHLLNATLQEYLGCFVGANAYLTPPQSQGFAPHYDDIEAFILQLEGQKQWRLYAPRTQQEVLPRFSSDNLAEEEIGRPIMEVVLSPGDLLYFPRGTIHQAHTVAAGHSLHVTLSCYQRNTWGDLLEKALPAALKYALEEDVELRRGLPRDYLSYMGSVHSDRSLAARDSFVQRLHGFVHRLVEQLPVDAAVDQLGKQFTHDALPPVLTTAEKRCSVFGDGLRMEENGKLSNRVDIQLTSRIKLLRAHILRLVVEDEDAVRVYHYADNSLEYHGHEPQFLELPLEEAPAVELLIRSYPAFLPVSALPLPADADKVLSWRVDPAPVPITCLSENFFCITEPVDIV, from the exons ATGTGGCCGGTGTATTTAGAG ATGGCACAGGTGTATCCAGGTATACAGTCCGCCTTTGAAGTCTTCAAGTCAAAG GCTCAGGTTGCGAAGAAGAAAAAGAAGCCCAAAGGTTCGCCGGTAGCTGCAGCGTTGTCGGAGGCAGGAACCAGGATTCGTCGGCGCCCGGGGCGTAGCGAGGATCACTCCGAGGTCTCTAACAAGAAAAGAAAACCAGATTCGTTGGTTAATGGCATAGCTTTGAATCAAGAGACAAATAACGTGAACGGTAGTCGTGTGAAaaagaacaaaataaataaaaaacttaaaacagtTCAAAAGGTTGCAaagaagaaactaaaaaaaaatagttcaccAAAATCCAGGAAGCTTGTAAATGTAGAACATGAAAGTTATGATAATTCTGTAGAAGAACCTGTTGAAGTGCCAGTCGGTATTGTTAAAAATGGGGACGTAGGAACAaggaagaaaagaaaactgaatgtTACAACTGTAGGCATTAAAGAGAGTAATGCTGTGAGAAAGAAGAAACGGAAAGTGTTGGGGAGTGAAGGGAAGAAGAAGGCAAGGAAGGAGGCTGGGGGCGACAGCGAAGCACAGTTGTCGAAGGCAGACAGCGTGAAGGAAGGGGAGCAGCTGTTTGCGTGGCTCATCGACCCAATCACGCCCCAGGACTTCTTCAG GGACACGTGGGAGCAGCGGCCCCTGGTGATCCGGCGCGGGCAGCCAGACTTCTACCGGATGCTGGTGTCGACGAGTGCCATCCACAAGGTGCTGGAGCGGGACAGCGTGCAGTTCAGCAAGAACGTGGACGTGACGACGTACCGCGCCGGCCGGCGGGAGACGCACAACCCCGAGGGCCGGGCGTTCCCGTCGGTGGTGTGGGGCCACTACGGCGCCGGCTGCAGCGTGCGTCTGCTCAACCCGCAGTCCTTCCACCCGAAGCTGCACCTGCTCAACGCCACCCTGCAGGAGTACCTGGGCTGCTTCGTGGGTGCCAACGCCTACCTCACGCCCCCGCAGTCCCAGGGCTTCGCCCCGCACTACGACGACATCGAGGCCTTCATCTTGCAGCTGGAGGGCCAGAAGCAGTGGAGGCTGTACGCTCCCAG GACGCAGCAGGAGGTGCTGCCGAGGTTCTCCAGCGACAACTTGGCGGAGGAGGAGATCGGCCGGCCGATCATGGAGGTGGTGCTGAGCCCCGGGGACCTGCTGTACTTCCCGCGCGGCACCATCCACCAGGCACACACGGTCGCGGCCGGGCACTCGCTGCACGTCACGCTGTCGTGCTACCAGCGCAACACCTGGGGCGACCTGCTGGAGAAG GCGCTGCCGGCGGCGCTGAAGTACGCGCTGGAGGAGGACGTGGAGCTGAGGCGCGGACTGCCACGCGACTACCTGAGCTACATGGGCTCAGTGCACAGCGACCGCAGCCTGGCCGCGCGGGACAGCTTCGTGCAGCGCCTGCACGGCTTCGTGCACCGGCTGGTGGAGCAGCTGCCCGTGGACGCGGCCGTGGACCAGCTGGGCAAGCAGTTCACGCACGACGCGCTGCCACCCGTGCTCACCACAG CCGAGAAGCGGTGCTCGGTGTTCGGGGACGGCCTGAGAATGGAGGAGAACGGCAAGCTGTCCAACCGCGTGGACATACAGCTCACCTCCAGGATCAAGTTGCTGAGGGCGCACATATTGAG GCTGGTGGTGGAGGACGAGGACGCGGTGCGGGTGTACCACTACGCCGACAACTCCCTGGAGTACCACGGCCACGAGCCCCAGTTCCTGGAGCTGCCCCTGGAGGAGGCCCCGGCGGTGGAGCTGCTCATCCGCTCCTACCCCGCCTTCCTGCCCGTCAGCGCCCTGCCGCTGCCCGCCGACGCAGACAAGGTGCTGTCCTGGCGAGTTGACCCGGCCCCAGTTCCAATAACATGCTtatctgagaattttttttgtattacagaGCCTGTTGATATTGTTTAA
- the LOC134539507 gene encoding ribosomal oxygenase 1 isoform X6, which translates to MAQVYPGIQSAFEVFKSKAQVAKKKKKPKGSPVAAALSEAGTRIRRRPGRSEDHSEVSNKKRKPDSLVNGIALNQETNNVNGSRVKKNKINKKLKTVQKVAKKKLKKNSSPKSRKLVNVEHESYDNSVEEPVEVPVGIVKNGDVGTRKKRKLNVTTVGIKESNAVRKKKRKVLGSEGKKKARKEAGGDSEAQLSKADSVKEGEQLFAWLIDPITPQDFFRDTWEQRPLVIRRGQPDFYRMLVSTSAIHKVLERDSVQFSKNVDVTTYRAGRRETHNPEGRAFPSVVWGHYGAGCSVRLLNPQSFHPKLHLLNATLQEYLGCFVGANAYLTPPQSQGFAPHYDDIEAFILQLEGQKQWRLYAPRTQQEVLPRFSSDNLAEEEIGRPIMEVVLSPGDLLYFPRGTIHQAHTVAAGHSLHVTLSCYQRNTWGDLLEKALPAALKYALEEDVELRRGLPRDYLSYMGSVHSDRSLAARDSFVQRLHGFVHRLVEQLPVDAAVDQLGKQFTHDALPPVLTTAEKRCSVFGDGLRMEENGKLSNRVDIQLTSRIKLLRAHILRLVVEDEDAVRVYHYADNSLEYHGHEPQFLELPLEEAPAVELLIRSYPAFLPVSALPLPADADKVKLASLLWKQGLLLTDGPLDVVYDE; encoded by the exons ATGGCACAGGTGTATCCAGGTATACAGTCCGCCTTTGAAGTCTTCAAGTCAAAG GCTCAGGTTGCGAAGAAGAAAAAGAAGCCCAAAGGTTCGCCGGTAGCTGCAGCGTTGTCGGAGGCAGGAACCAGGATTCGTCGGCGCCCGGGGCGTAGCGAGGATCACTCCGAGGTCTCTAACAAGAAAAGAAAACCAGATTCGTTGGTTAATGGCATAGCTTTGAATCAAGAGACAAATAACGTGAACGGTAGTCGTGTGAAaaagaacaaaataaataaaaaacttaaaacagtTCAAAAGGTTGCAaagaagaaactaaaaaaaaatagttcaccAAAATCCAGGAAGCTTGTAAATGTAGAACATGAAAGTTATGATAATTCTGTAGAAGAACCTGTTGAAGTGCCAGTCGGTATTGTTAAAAATGGGGACGTAGGAACAaggaagaaaagaaaactgaatgtTACAACTGTAGGCATTAAAGAGAGTAATGCTGTGAGAAAGAAGAAACGGAAAGTGTTGGGGAGTGAAGGGAAGAAGAAGGCAAGGAAGGAGGCTGGGGGCGACAGCGAAGCACAGTTGTCGAAGGCAGACAGCGTGAAGGAAGGGGAGCAGCTGTTTGCGTGGCTCATCGACCCAATCACGCCCCAGGACTTCTTCAG GGACACGTGGGAGCAGCGGCCCCTGGTGATCCGGCGCGGGCAGCCAGACTTCTACCGGATGCTGGTGTCGACGAGTGCCATCCACAAGGTGCTGGAGCGGGACAGCGTGCAGTTCAGCAAGAACGTGGACGTGACGACGTACCGCGCCGGCCGGCGGGAGACGCACAACCCCGAGGGCCGGGCGTTCCCGTCGGTGGTGTGGGGCCACTACGGCGCCGGCTGCAGCGTGCGTCTGCTCAACCCGCAGTCCTTCCACCCGAAGCTGCACCTGCTCAACGCCACCCTGCAGGAGTACCTGGGCTGCTTCGTGGGTGCCAACGCCTACCTCACGCCCCCGCAGTCCCAGGGCTTCGCCCCGCACTACGACGACATCGAGGCCTTCATCTTGCAGCTGGAGGGCCAGAAGCAGTGGAGGCTGTACGCTCCCAG GACGCAGCAGGAGGTGCTGCCGAGGTTCTCCAGCGACAACTTGGCGGAGGAGGAGATCGGCCGGCCGATCATGGAGGTGGTGCTGAGCCCCGGGGACCTGCTGTACTTCCCGCGCGGCACCATCCACCAGGCACACACGGTCGCGGCCGGGCACTCGCTGCACGTCACGCTGTCGTGCTACCAGCGCAACACCTGGGGCGACCTGCTGGAGAAG GCGCTGCCGGCGGCGCTGAAGTACGCGCTGGAGGAGGACGTGGAGCTGAGGCGCGGACTGCCACGCGACTACCTGAGCTACATGGGCTCAGTGCACAGCGACCGCAGCCTGGCCGCGCGGGACAGCTTCGTGCAGCGCCTGCACGGCTTCGTGCACCGGCTGGTGGAGCAGCTGCCCGTGGACGCGGCCGTGGACCAGCTGGGCAAGCAGTTCACGCACGACGCGCTGCCACCCGTGCTCACCACAG CCGAGAAGCGGTGCTCGGTGTTCGGGGACGGCCTGAGAATGGAGGAGAACGGCAAGCTGTCCAACCGCGTGGACATACAGCTCACCTCCAGGATCAAGTTGCTGAGGGCGCACATATTGAG GCTGGTGGTGGAGGACGAGGACGCGGTGCGGGTGTACCACTACGCCGACAACTCCCTGGAGTACCACGGCCACGAGCCCCAGTTCCTGGAGCTGCCCCTGGAGGAGGCCCCGGCGGTGGAGCTGCTCATCCGCTCCTACCCCGCCTTCCTGCCCGTCAGCGCCCTGCCGCTGCCCGCCGACGCAGACAAG GTGAAGTTGGCCAGCCTGCTGTGGAAGCAAGGCTTGTTGCTCACGGACGGTCCTCTCGACGTCGTGTACGACGAATAG